In Ciona intestinalis chromosome 7, KH, whole genome shotgun sequence, the genomic window TCGAATATGAAATCATAACATgttggtttaaattataatggtgttatattaaattgtgattgaatgaaacttatttatcctcgcatggcggggtaacaacagtcgttataacacaggtgttctgtttcatacaactcgtgtctgcttaaaagttaccatgtatgtaacttatttatcctcacatggcagggcaacgacagtcgttatgacacgaGTGTTTCAGATCCTTCATGTccgttttcttttttacataaaaatccTATATTTTAGACGTTCCATTGAAACGAGTGCATTGTTTGATTTCCTGAACACATCGTGTGATAATCTGGTGAGTTTTGATTAATAAGAatcataattttaataaattgttgaTTAAACTCAtcgtattaaacaaaaacaagttcCTTGTAACTGTAGATCAATTACCCCAATTAGTATTTtaccaaagtttaaacaaaaaataattcttaaatatttaaccagttaattaattaatattccTTAATGACttgctttataaataaactaattagcaaaGAAGTAATTAACATaccaatatttgtttaattaatttaattaccAGCGAACGGAGGTACCCGCACCCCCCCAAAGTTCGCGAATGACTGCATTAAAATCGCCTGTGATGTCACCAACGTcgtctatgatgtcatcaaactcctctatgatgtcatcaggATCCTCGGAATCAACAAAAGACTTGATCGCTTATTGGTCGAAACGGACTTCACAAAACGCAGGTTTGAGGattgaattaaaatttctCGGAATTTCTCACTGTTGTACAAATGCCTGCCCTGGAATATGTTCCTAACATAAGCTGGCATTtctatgggacaccttttacctctaagGTGTCCtctcttcccccatcctactatataaatattgtttctatgttacagATGAAACAAACGAGCGACGTCGCAGATGGAGTCGCGATAACGTTATACTGAAAGATTTGCGggtttatatgatttctatttgaTGTTGGTTGATAAAGTTATGGAACGTAAAAACAAGCTGACACATTTGTCttaatttatcaaaaataaaaatttcaatatattctattattttattataattctatttttttaaacttttttaatacttaGTAATTTCGGCAAAAATTTTCTCAGTTCCAGTTATCCGACCTTGCTGACACGATGGCCACAGCCACTACTTGCATTAATTCATCGCGATCTCCGAGAAAATCTCCTCGTAAACCGATCGCTGAGTCATCGTCCTCAGCATCTACACCGACCAATAAGACGCAAGCCTTCAAACCAAAGGTGACTCGGCACAAAATAAGCGCAAAATACATTacaatgtttttactttatttggatgtcaaatatttgcaaattattttaaaccaaacaagaaatgcaacaaatattcctttaaacttatttattttagttttatttctaattttataaGCAGCCGTAACTGTTAGGTTAAGTTGGCCTGAGGTGTCcccaacttttgaaacagagCTGGCATCCTATGTTTTAGAACCCCAGTTTTAAGCCTAACAGAGGCACACATATATATCTGGTTGTATCCATACCCACACCAGTGTATGCTATATTACAAGTACGCATGGTACTATTATTACATAAGTTAGTGTCAGTAACAagttttgcttaaaatttgcaacaaattaTCAATTCAACTTTGTCTTTCTAGATTGCTCCTAGTTTCTCTCTTTCTTTATCTCACTCCTCCTCCCAAGGAGCAAATGGAGCAACTTCTGCAAACAATGGTAAACAATGGCCATTATTTAGTAGACAATCTACCATAAAACAGCTTGACGCTGTTAactattgtttatattaataaagatCACAtagattaaaacaaaatatattcttaGCATATAAAATGCCAGAAGagttatttttagaaaacgGTTCAAAATGTAATTTAGAATTGGTTCAAAATGTAATATGAGTTGATATTATGATAAACTATAAACATGTCTTATTATCAAGTGAAAATTCAACTTGTTAACACCATAGATTccaaacttatataaacacaggggaggcagggatagttagacacacaatcctgtgaaacaaatcttattggttgtaatgtttactgataatGCAGTGAAGAAAATTaggggttggcctgcccaccctgcccccccaggtttggcgcccaTAATTATCACCTACTATGACATCAAATTTACCCCATTATTCCTccctatgacatcacagatcaTCCATCGGGTGCTAAGCGCAAAACCGCTCGAGCGCGACCAACAGACCAATCAGGATCCTCGTTTCAGCAAAACTTGACGGAGAACCTCAACCAGTGTGAATATCGATGCATTCTTAACGGTGGGGGTTATATTTGAGTATAGCatggtggggggagatgggacaccttttactctattttctcgtcccatttggtagtaacaaagaacatttaaagaattataaaaccgtatcctcacgactcctatacaccgttgttaattgtttaaaacatgatcaggatatttggatattatgtgctaaaggtgttaccccaccccactagagtattatttaattttggttTACGGCTTCGATTGATGTAGTTTAAAGGTAATTGGAAAATTATTCACCTAATTGGTTGATTTATTAACTAGTTGTAGAGTTTTATTGTTCATGTAAAAGTCACAcagcaaacaaaacacaaacaagtgcgggaaaaagaaataaaaagttaatttgtgCAATTCAAACCCTGTTTTCATTAGTgtcttacaaaatatatatttttgaaaagatTTAATGCTTGTTTGGTTAATTAATATTAGATTGATTATTTTCAGATTTATCGTCtttgaaaaaagtttcaaaacaagaAAATCCAGAAAACGTAagtttattgtgatgtcataatgcccACAGTTAAACAATTGAAATTCTAGAATATCGACAACTCAAACGAAATCCAAACTTTTGATGCGTCCGGGTGAgaataattaagtttaatattttaatcctttttttttcttgagaataaaaaaagaataatttccTGATAAACTTCTCTATTTGCATTCTTGAAGTTTAAAACTGTCTTaggataaaacaaaacaattaacttaaaaacagcaattgctccaacccagttgtcgCTAATAGGTTggagcaccctgggtgtttaGGTAATGGTAAACTTTGGTttttgacaaggacctcacctatatataattcatagaaatcatatactAACCATGCAATCCCTCTAGTGGTGAAACCTCAAGCAAACCCCATATTCCTCCGAAACCTTCAAAGAAAGTCGGCGAACTTGGTGGGTTTTAATATTGCTGGTGgttgtaaagttttttaatattgtgaattttgataaaaactttGTCAAgatgattgttgttttttgtttgttgaatatttatataatattgtaaaaaactcttttcataaaaaaacacgtAAGATAATATAATGTGATTTACATTTAACAGCTAAATTTAGtcaattaattaaattgtttctAATTAAGATTTACCTCGTCGGAGGTCAAATGGGTTTGAACGAAGACGTGATGTCatcactgatgatgtcaccaaCTTGTTGGATATTTCCTCAAACCTGATTGGTCGATCGAATGATGATGAACAAAGGTAACCAATCACAAGGCTTCGtggctttttaaattttgttaaaaaataatccaataaatctaaaaattaattgaaatatttttgatttttttataaccagAAAACAATCCACCATATAACATTTTGAACAACAAGtttgtaatataaaactaaaaataaatatttttatttagttcttCCTCAAACATTGAAGCCACCTCAGGTAAGTTGCCGTGATTGGTcggtttgaatttaaattctaATTTGAATTCTTCTCAGCCAATCATCAGTCTTCAAGTTGGGGGAAAGAGAGTGGGGAtcacattatgatgtcactgtTGGGTATATggttgtttatgatgtcataatgtttattattatgaaaTAGATTTCGCAATTGttagttttgttgacacttaaCCGCATATACCCTGATAATGGGTTTCTGTATGACAGTTGAAACATTGGTGTTTTTAAACCacatttatagttttatatatatatatatatatactgttgtgccagatatattataatatgtgaaaaatagtttctggcaatttgtttgttttatgatcATAAAGAAACAAAGTTTCATCTGCCATATATTTGAAAACATCATTAGgtttgccgttaagtgtctttttcaaggtcacatacgcccaatggtagcaacgtcgagccttgaacccataacctacGGGCAGACGTGCTAACCATTGTGAAAAAATTgtagcattttttattttgatgtttattttgtttaaaatataaataataaacttttccTTTCAATTCAGACAATCCATCGAACAATGAAGAAAACAAAGgtgaataatatttaacaatctCATTTATCGCTTAGTCATCTTTCTCATTTATTGCTTAGTCATCTTTCATGACTCGTTGTTTTTCAGACCACAGCCTCACTAGCGCCACCGGTGGTGGACTAGATCTTATTTATTTGAAAGGTTGCGAACAAAACAATAGTTACGTCATCGATGAATCGAcgctttatgatgtcacagaggGGTTggataatgaatgaatgacgtcattaatgtTACCTagcaacaaatataaaaatatctgcATAGGTTCTTGTTACTGTGTGCTTGTTTTCAAAATGTGCTTGTAGCAATTTATGTGTGCTTGTTATTATGCCTGTTTATTTCACATGTGCTTGTTTACTATTGTGCTTGTAGCAAACTGTGGACacttttacctttattttgttgtagctaaaacaataaactattTTCACTTTATGTTTGAAAATTCGAGAAAAAACAGACGAggtatttatgacgtcattatcgtAAACGTCGCACAGACGGACGCGAGCCCGGTTAGCTCAGCCGGTAGAGCGTTGGACTTTTAATCCAACGGTCAAGGGTTCAAGTCCCTTATCGGGCgcgactttttattttatttttgaaataagttttaattcgATTGCacatgtattaaatatatgttgcattcattataatttttaaactttttaaatactttaatatttaatgatgCCACGTTTTGGAACGCAGCGTTGCGTAATATAACATTGTGTTTAAGCCAGACAGCGACGCGAAacgttaatttattaaatgtattttattttctttgcacatttttttcacaacaCGGCATTTACTTTGAAATCGCTATGTTAACGCTTCAGGGACAACGTAGTTCTCTAAGACGCACGTCCAAACGTTATACCAATCAAGTCGCATTAACTCCTAAAGCGTAACAGAGCGATTTCATTGTTTATAAACGGGAATGACTGCGTATTTGTAATCTGTATTTTAGTTATTGTCCTCAATGGTTCGTCTCAGTGATGACGTAGTaacaatatgacgtcattattaaAAGTAGGACAGCCAAAAATATTGGGttgacatagaaataatatttaattaaaatcggGGTTGAAAGGACACGTCACACAGCGGGACAATTCCAACTGTGACGACATAACCCGGATCTTCACGTCACAATTGTTTGAATAAGCGTCGCGTTCTCTCTTGTTCCAAAACATAATAACCGCGCGATATTTCGCGTTTTTCTAAcacttgtgacgtaataaaatgCTTTATAAAACCCATTGAGATAAACGTCGCGTAATAAAGGACGTTTGTGACGACACAAACATCGATTATTAAAAGCTTGATTGTTGGATAGATTTTAGAATttagtttaagttttattgactgagaagatattttttatatattttccgtttcatttagtgtttttttttaaggtttaacTGTCACGCTTTCATTCAGTAGTTTTTAgccatagcatgttttaacgactgtcgtttgctgctaatttcatatcccatgttgttttaaatagttcTATTTTCGCTGTTTCTATGATATAAAAGCAAAGGAATAATGGTAGAGAAACGACCGTCATTGAAACAGGATATCACACAGAGGAtggtttaaattaactttatatttccttAGAATCAGTTTTAACCAAGATGATTTTTCTCGAATCCATGTTGTTCCGGTTGATTGCGttcctgatgacgtcatcggttCATTGTGACATCTTATTCCCGAAAGACACGTCAACGGATTTTGTTTTCCCGCCGAAGATAAGGAGATCCACATCTGGGGTGCCCGATGGACATCTAAGACCACTAGGTAATATAACATCCATTTTATTTATCCCTTGGAATAtagtagcgaagatcaaattaactaaaacaacgGAGAGATAGGGTAACAGCAAAACGTTGGTCGTTATAAAacaccttatgcccgcttacaagttaccacgtatgtaacttatttatcctcgcatggcggggcaacaacagtcgttataacacagatgttctgtttcatacaccttgtgccagcttacaagttatcatatatgcaactttgttggtgattctTTTCTGGCTTAGAGTTTACGTTCATGGATTTCCTTATCGAgcacgtttttatttttaatcttcTGTTAGGTTGGCAAAGACCACCGGAAGGGAAAGTCCCTGAAATAACCGAAGCCCCTGAACCGAAAACTTTCTGGGAAAGTCACGTGAGAGACAAGAAACCGCTAGTTATGAGGTGGGTTGGCTGTAATGcggttgtttaattaaaagtaaaagtaatgtagtggggtgggggaagatgggacaccttttcattctatattctcgtcacatttggtagtaaacaaagaacattcaaagaattataaaaccgtatcctcacgactcccatagaccgttgttaattgtttaaaacacgatcaggatatttggaaaattatgtactaaagctgtcccatcttcccccatcccactatatgtACCATGGCTgacgctgaacaacgctggttGTTCTTGTTCAATACACGCAACTATTCTTCTAATTGCAAagtattttctattaaatattacgtcacacaccCAGACAAGCCATCAACCAATCATCTGATTGTTTCGTTAAATGGAACGACAAGTACTTAAAGAATACGtatggtgacgtcataatagaggTAACAAAGAAGAAACCTGGCAAAATAGAAGAACCTCACATGATGACGTTGAAAAAGTTTCTACTGAGGTAAAATTTTGACGTCATATCCTGCACACGTCATAAGTGACAAGTTGCCCATATTTGAAAAACAGACTGGTAGGAATGTGTTTCACAAGgtatagcactgtggggtaagatggttaaaGTTATCACGTAATATCCCATTTTTCCTAggtgtttatattattctgtaaatattccatgtttactacaaaatgaaacgataaaatagaatcaaaatataaaccatcttaccccaatcccACAATACatatgtaccatcttaccccctcCACCCAGATACAACTTAGAGGATTGGTATCTAGTGAGTCCCATCCCCCCACCCATGACCACAGAGGTGCCCGCCATCAAGAGTTTACTTTGCGGAACTTTCCGTGATTTCCTCCAAGAAGCTGAGATGTGGATGAGCAGCGGAGGAACGAGCTCCCCGATTCATTACGATCAAGATCATAATATTCATTGCTTGATAGCCGGGAGGAAGGACTTTATTATGGTTCACCCCAAGTTTAAAGATAGATTTGAAATGAAGGTGGGTGACGTCATagggtatgtgacgtcataggttGAGTGACGTTATGGTTATGTGTTCAGGGCTTGGCGCTGTTACGGTTGTGTTGGCGTGTGTATTTttagacaagacacttaacagcaattgctccaacccagtggtcactaatgggttgtccaaattatcagccatatagaaaaaacaatcacccacaaagttacatacgtggtaacttgtaagcaagcacgaggtgtatgaaacagaacacccgtgttataacgactgtcgttgccccgcaatgcgaggataaataagttacattgacCTCATATTTACCACCAGGAAAACAAAGAGATTGGCAACGGGTATTCCACGATCGACGCTGAGATGGTGAACGTATACGATCATCctaaggtggggaagacggcATGGAAATGGTCAACGTTATGGCCAGGAGACTGTATATATCTACCGGCTGGTGGGTAGGGGGTGTAGTGGGGTGTGGCAGGGGTGtgtatttatagtagggtggggaagacgggacacatttagcacacaatatccaaatatcctgatcgtgttttaaacaaataacaacggtctatgggagtcgtgagaatatggttttataattctttgaattttctttgtttactaccaaatgggacgagaaaatggaatgaaaatgttttctattccccccaccctattatacctATACTTATACCTACTGTCAGGTTAAGAACATAAAGGCAAATGGTGCTTtgtcttttaataaaatctggggtgacattgttaaaatacagttacactcatagttgtcaaacatagggaacctcattgattaatgtggtgaatgcaatatactttggctctgcttgtttgtatagacacctaacagcagggtaaaatctgatTCGTAACTCCTTAAATGTCGGCAGGCCATTTACATCAAGTACGGTCATACGGTCGAAGTCTCTCTACCTCGATCTTGTGGACGCCTACACGTGCGTTTAACGACACTGGGTGCGCTGTTACAAACATGAGCGAACCAGTGGCTCTCAGCGAACTTTCGTTTATCTGGAAACTGTACGATGTTAGTATTAGTATGGTTTATACATACTGTTAAGAGTCCTGGTTATTATAATGCTTATGTTGTAGCTAACAGGTgtaatatgaatgtaaatgtGATCTTctggtaattttgttttgtgaacCTTATAAACATATGTGTTGTCTGCAATACTGAGAGACAACGTCAAGGTTTGCCGTCTAGTGTTTTGTTCAAGGACATACAAACACAATGCCGTCCaataaagttcaaaaaatgacatttttttccGATTAATTAACGTTTCATAAACCAGACACACTATAaattgtttgtgacgtcataatatcgTTTCAGGGGCAGCGGTTGATAAACACAGACAATTATGACGATCCAGAAACATTACGTCATCATCTGTTGGCGCTCATGCGTGACGACCCCAAGTTACCACGTGAgaggtgacgtcataaactaATCATTGTTTAATGTTCTAGATCTAGAACAAGTTACCGCTGCGAAGTGGAACAATCGTGTTTCTggagtcacccacaaagttacatacgtggtaacttgtaagcgagcacggggtgtatgaaacagaacagccgtgttataacgactgtcgttgccccgccatgcgaggataaacaagttacatttattcattttctcTGTTTTCTAGGTTCTTTCATTATTTCGAGAAAGCTCGAAACGACGAATCTCGACGTAAAGAACAAACTCCACACGCTGCGTTCCGACAGCTtgatttaaagaaaaagaattatTTGACGGTACGTGACATCCAGCGGTTGCCTAGCAACCTTTTAACCAGAGTTGTCAACAACTACATACGCCCTCAAGCGGACGAGGTGGAGGAATTGCTCAAGGATGAACTTTGAACCCGTAGAAGATGGAAATAGCATATAGTAGCATAGATATCAGATTTATTAAAGGCGAATTTATATTACAGCATGATTACGTCACGAATTGATACCACAATATTTCGGGTAGTTAGTTGAGTTACAACATTGGGACCAAATATGTGAATTTAAGAGCAAACATGGCTGATTTATGCGCGTTTGGACCATCTTGTCAAAGTGTGACCCTTTAGTGTGATTGTTTCCTTCAATTTCCCGCCATCCATTTCGGTTGTGACGCAATAATTCTCACCCTTTGTCACCATTTGTGATCCAACCATGTTGATTgttacctgtcaatcaaattcaAATTAAAGCAAATTATGTCTTAACTAAAATGCTTCGTAAAAACACAGCATTCTAATATAGGGTGATGGGCCGACTCTGACCTATACATCCAAGGTCTCAAGTGTACCCCACTGAAGGCCCCACTGAAGGCCCCACATATAGAATGAACTTACACCCATGGCCTACTCAgtacataaaatagaatactacgggagaaggtgggacacctttagcacataatatccaaatattctgatcgtgttttaagcaattaacaacggtctatgggggtcgtgaggatacggttttaaaattccttgaatgttttttgtttactaccaaatgggacaaaaaaaaagagcgaaaaggtgtcccatcttcccccaccctactgtgtATTAAGTAAGCTTTCCACGAAGCATCACCTACCTTGACTTTGTCGCCTTTGATCGTCTCCACTTCGGTTTCCTCTCCCAACTTGAACGTATTGCTCGTCGTCTTTTGGGGTCGAATCCTTTTAACGGTGAAACTGTCGCCGTCCTTCGTGATCTCGGTCGTTGGGAAAACCTTTCGTGCGATCTCAATGTACTCGTCCGGTACACCTGGGTTATTAGGGGTCAAGGGGTTAATAAAGATCAAACGTATAGGTTTTACCCAAACACCCGGGTGCTACCAAGTAGACCCCAttccccaacacccaaggtgATACCATGTAGGTACACCAATGGCTATTAGGGGGTTAAAGTTTAGTAGATATTGGCACGATacaatacacctcgtgctccaCCTTGTAACCaatcaaggcttgatgctgctaccattgtgggcgtatgtgtccttgacacttaacggcaattgctccaacccagtggtcaataatgaGTCGTCTGAACTGTCAGCCGTTCACCCGTAACATACGTTgtgacttgtaagcgggcacgaggtgtatgaaacagaacatcggtgttataacgactgtcgttgcccgccatgcgaggataaataagttacattaatttattcattctttcGAGACAGCTCACCAACGCCTTTCATGAACCCATCGAAGTTGTTTCGCGTTTCAACAACAAAAGTTCCCAAGAATGCGTCAACCATGTTggattatgatgtaataatcaacTTTATGACAAAACACCtgcatata contains:
- the LOC100176586 gene encoding lysine-specific demethylase 8-like; its protein translation is MIFLESMLFRLIAFLMTSSVHCDILFPKDTSTDFVFPPKIRRSTSGVPDGHLRPLGWQRPPEGKVPEITEAPEPKTFWESHVRDKKPLVMRQAINQSSDCFVKWNDKYLKNTYGDVIIEVTKKKPGKIEEPHMMTLKKFLLRYNLEDWYLVSPIPPPMTTEVPAIKSLLCGTFRDFLQEAEMWMSSGGTSSPIHYDQDHNIHCLIAGRKDFIMVHPKFKDRFEMKENKEIGNGYSTIDAEMVNVYDHPKVGKTAWKWSTLWPGDCIYLPAGHLHQVRSYGRSLSTSILWTPTRAFNDTGCAVTNMSEPVALSELSFIWKLYDGQRLINTDNYDDPETLRHHLLALMRDDPKLPRERFFHYFEKARNDESRRKEQTPHAAFRQLDLKKKNYLTVRDIQRLPSNLLTRVVNNYIRPQADEVEELLKDEL
- the LOC100178903 gene encoding fatty acid-binding protein, liver-like; amino-acid sequence: MVDAFLGTFVVETRNNFDGFMKGVGVPDEYIEIARKVFPTTEITKDGDSFTVKRIRPQKTTSNTFKLGEETEVETIKGDKVKVTINMVGSQMVTKGENYCVTTEMDGGKLKETITLKGHTLTRWSKRA